The genomic window agatgaatggaaatgagaacacaacatatcaaaactttagagatgcagtgaaggcagtgctgagaggaaaatttatagcctgaAATgactacattaaaaaggaagagcaaaaatcaTAGGCCTAACTGTGCACATGAAGGAAGTAAAAATTAAACAGCctactaatcccaaagcaagcaaaagaaaagaagtaacaaagattcaagcagatataaatgaaattgagaacaaaaacacaatagagaggatcaacacaatcaaaagctggttctttgaaagataagaacaattgacaaacccttagatagactgggaagggaaaaaagagagaagatgcaaataaataaaatcagaaagagaggagggacattactactgacttcacagaaataaaaaggatcataagagaatattataaacaactgtatgTTGATGTATTAGAGAacctagattaaatggacaaatttttagaaacacagGAACAGCATAAACTAATTCTagaagataaacaaaactgaaatatACCAGTCaccaataaagagattgaatcattcATAAGaaacctcccagcaaagaaaagcccaggaccagatggcttcacaggtgaattctaccagtcattacAAGAAGAATTAATTCCAGCCCTTCTcatattcttccaaaaaattgaaacaaagggACTATTACCTaagttattttatgaagccaacaccaTTCTattacaaaagccagataaagatactttaagaaaagaaaattacagatcaatgtctctaatgaatatagattcaaaaatactcaagaaaataattacaaatcGAATCCAagagtacattaaaagaattatgcaccatgctcaagtggtttttatcctagatatgcaaaggtggttcaacacaggaaaatctgTTAAGGTAATACACAACATTGacaaattgaaagggaaaaaccacatgatcatcttgactgaggcagaaaaggcatttgacaaaatccagcatccttttttttgataaaaacacttagaacactaggaatagaaggaaccttcctcaacatgatacagagcatatatgaaaaacccacagctagcattttactcaatggtgCACTATTATTAAATAATGTGCTAtaaattctagctagagtaattaggcaagaaataggaataaaaggcatcaaaataggaaaggaaggagtaaaacttttactatttgcagataacacgATCCTGTGTTTAgtaaatactgaaaaatctaTATACAACAAAGCAACAGTgttaataaacgagttcagcaaagtggcaggagaCAGATCAATcatgcaaaaatcagaaatgtttcTAAACACTAGTAGTGAGAAATATGAGaagtaaattaagaaaaatattccattttcaataacaactaaaagagtCAAGTATCCATGAATAAATTCAATCAAGGATTTAAAGAACCTGAactcagaaaacaacaaaaaatttctaagaaaaatttaaagatcctaaacaaatagaagggtattccatgttcatgaatacatggttcttctattaatttattttccactGAATCTCCttgagaaaaggagaaagttgatcTTAGAATAATATTAACCAAAGTAACATTAATAGGGGATTTATATGTAGATGGATCTATAAGGAAATAACTGCATAGTTCAAAATATGTGTAAAAGTGTTAAggagattatgagataacatcatcagaccattaccacTAACCGTGGTCTACAGCGCACAGTTGGCATATCTTTTCCATAACCCTCCACAATTAACACAGTATGTCTTTGGTATTAATaccagaatattacattatttctgTTAGCTATAGTTCATAGGCTACATtaattgtatgggaattctgcacatgtgcatgattgttttgtaggttcacaacttctgtaataaaaacatatattaaaaaaaaagaggattcaGGAAAGACAGGGTTTGGCCCTTTAAGAAACAAATAGGTGATAGAAAGTTTGTAAAATTGCTTAGACTTCTTGCATTAAAGAcatcatttatttgttcttttattaatgGGGTATTTACTGAGTACCCATTTTGGGCATGGCACTCTGTTATATGCAGTAACACATCATTTCTGTCTCTCAAGCCTAGGAAGCAAATTTATTGACTCATAGCTTAGAATAAAGATGAGTAGGGAGGAGGGAGCACAGTTATCAGCAGGTATGAACCTCCTTGTTTATAATTTAATCCTGAGGTTGgaggtaaaatatttatttctaatgtATCATGTTACTTGAAGTCTTTCTGAACTctctgaaagaggaaaaaataaatgatccCATTGTCCAAAAGAAATATGGACATGCAGAGGAGAATCATTTTGAGAGAAGACAGGAAACATTGGGTGGAATAATAATGAACTTTTGTGTAATTCCAACTTCCTAAAGAGATTCCCATGTCAAAGGCCTCTAACCACAACTTGTTGGGAGCTTGGAAAGTTAGGACACAGGTGGAAAGCAAGGGCTACTTAAAATACTTAGAAAGGCTTAGGAAATTTCAGATCTGGTATAACGAGCAAGAGTCTATTGCTCAGTAGTTAAGCAGTTGGGCTATGGAACCAGACAGATTTGACTTCTAATTCCAGTTAAGACacttggctgtgtgaccttgcacAAGTTATTTCAgttctctaagcttcagtttcttcacctgtaaaatagggTGGAATTTCCAGATGGATCTAAAAAGATTATgtaagacttatattgccaagttATTGTTTCAGGCTATGAACTTTCAAATGACAGAGACTgttccctttaaaaaatattttattttgttctcccTCATTTATTTGTCTGTCCATCCATACATCCGTCCATctatccaccatccatccatccatccacccatccatccatccatccttccatccatccatccatccatccatccatccatccatccatccatccattattCCTTCAACCACCTGCCAAGTATTTCTTCAGCATCTTCTGTTGCTTGGCCCTGTAGATAGAATTGTGATCAAGAAAATATCACTTTGGGAACTAGATGTgactcaaccacttgggcacctgactatcacatgggaggtcctgggttcatgtccttATGCCTCtgaaaagaagaagagcagatgCCACCTCCTGATGTAACAGAGCTAGATGACCCCACTGCAGCAAGCTAGACTTTGCCCCTGCCACAAAGAGCAGCCAGCAGATGCAGCAGctcacagggagcagatgtggctcagtctgTTGGGCACTCACTTCTCAtgcgggaggtcctgggttgagatcccagtgcctcctggagaagggagcaaacaatgagcagacagaagagtGAACCATCTGGGGAAAGGGAGGGATGAAGTAAATAGAAGAAAATCACTTTACTCCTGGACTTTATGCTAGATGTGAATatggatttttatatataaacattattGTGACGAATACTATTATGGAGAATACACAGGATACTGTGTAGACTTCAGTGTCATTCTTTATTTCTCCACTCTTGAGATTCTGTTTTATCATTTTCCAATATTTCATCTTCCACCCACCGGTAACCTACTACAGTCTGACTTCTTCCTACCACCCACAACTCCCACATTTTGCTGAAAATGGCTAAGACCATCACCAGTGTCCTGGTTGTTGGTCCTCACACTTTGATTCttcatattaattatttttttgcaGTGCTTCACATTGCCCACCATCTATGTCTTGTGAGACCTACTCTCCCCAAGAATTGCAAAGATCTATTGCATCTTTTacttctcttctgcctcttttcttctctctaagTTTTGGGAGAATCCTTAGTCTTTTATATTTAATCCTCTTCTGCACTTGTGTCTATTTGTTACCTTCTCTAATCTTACAGCATCATTTAGCATCTACGTGGTATGAATTTCTAAACCCATAGATCTGGTAACAAATCCAGATGTCTTGACAATATTGGCATTTATTTTAAATGGGAATTTAACTTAATTCAAAACCAGTATTATCATATGCAcaccatttttccttcttccttttttcttgatTAACACGAATGAAAATAACATTTACTCAGCTCTCAAGATTGAAATTTTGTGGTCCTACCCACAATATTCTTTCtacctaaattttttttctctatattttcttacTTGACCTATTCCTATTTGTCAATACCCAGATCTAATGGTATCTTTTCCGATAAACATTTACAACTCTTAATTCAGATTGAGTTGCTCTCTCATTTATAAActctcatttgtttctttttattaacaCTTATgatattgttatttatttccaaGTCCTTCACTGGACTGGAGTTGAACTCTTTATTGGATTGCCTAGTTAACTGGCAGAGTTTAGTACATAGTAGGGACTTATCCATtaaagcccaaaaattgaaattCTTTAAAGGTTCACAAGTTTTTGAACTGTATCCTTAAAGGCTCGTTTTACCTGCTGGTTCCTTAGGGTGTAAATGAAGGGGTTCAACAAGGGGGCAATAGAGGTAACGAGTAGTGCTGCTCCCTTATTGAATGCGTCCCTTACTTTTGCCGAGGGCTTAACATAAATAAAGAAGCAGCCACCGTAAGATAGGGAGATGACAATCATGTGGGAAGAACAAGTAGAAAAGGCTTTTTTCCTTTGCTGGGCTGAGGGCAGCTTTAGAATAGTCCTTATGATGAATGTGTAGGAGAGAATCACCAGCAGCAGAGTGACCACCAGGGtgactgatgctacaagaaagacAACCTTTTCTATGAGGCTGGTGTCTGAACAGGAGAGTTCCCGGAGGGGCTCATAGTCACAGAAATAATGATTCAGTCTGTTGGATGCACAAAAGTCCTGCTGACTCATTAAGATGATTGGTGGTATAATTACCATTAACCCAGCCAGCCAAGAAGAGATAACCAGCTGAGTGCAGACTCTGCTGTTCATGATGGTCATGTAATGCAGGGGtttgcagatggccacatagcgatcATAGGACATGGAAGCCAGAAGGTAAAACTCAGTAGAGCCAAGGAATATGGCAAAGAAATACTGAGTGAAGCAGCCAGCAAAGCTGATCCTCTTGTTCCCTGTCGTGATGCTGGTCAGGAGTCTGGGGATGAAAATGTTAGTGAAGGAAATTTCTAAGAAGGAGAAGTTCCGGAGAAAGAAATACATGGGAGTATGCAGGTGGGAGTCCAGCAGGGTGAGGATGAGGATAGCCAGATTTCCAAGGATGCTGAGCAGATAGGTGAGGAATAGAAAGGTGAAAACCACCACTTGGAGTTCAGGGACATCTGTCAGGCCCAGCAGGATGAACTCAGTCCACAccgttttatttttcattgcagAAAAAATCTTGAGTATCAAGGTGAAAAAGAGGCAGAGATGAAAGGCAAGAAAGGAAGAGGTGCTCTGAGACGGACAGGTGAAATGTGAGGAGAACAAAAGGAGACAAACTATCAATTTCCCCTGTGATTATGTGCCCTTTGCCCTGTGTAGGAAAGTTCTTTTCATGGTACTGTCTCCCAGTGCCAGCATGAAGCAAATGTCTGCAATATAGAtggtttttttccaaaaaaattttggAATGAGTTAATAAAGGAATAGCTTCAGGTCCTGCATCCTTCTAGAATACTTTCTTCTGCATTCACTTTCCTTACTTTCTATGGAACCCTACGCATTGCCATACTTTCTGTCTGCCTAactcttctcagaattctgtttttcttattcttcccttttttgttttactttttcatatAATTATAGTCatctttcacttttcttcttgTCCAACTACCTTAGTTCCCTTGATGCTGAAAGTGCCAACTCTTGCTCTTTTCCCAGCAGGCCTTCTATGTTTCTCTATACCTGTCTGTCCATTACAATCCAAAGACCTGCGAATTGTGATTATGCCTTTGTCATTTGAACCATTCCATGTAACTGTCTATTTTTCAGTAAAGATTACATTGTAATCTACATTTGCTTACTCAAGTGCATGCAGTCCTTTTAGATCTATAAATGTGGTTTTCTGTAAGGATTTGGTTGCATTCCAAGGGAATTTCAGAGGCTTAACAGTTAAAGCAAGAATTCTTAACCAGAGATCCATTAAATCCCAGAATGGATTTTCTGTCTTTGAATCCATCAAGTCATGTGCAAAACATTTTTTGTATGTGGGTATGGGAATATATGGAGAAAACATATACAGTTCATAGTTCATTAAAAATACTAAGAACCATTTTTCTCAAGACTTGTCAGTGATAGATTGCTGAGATATCAGGATCTAGATCTCTTTCTGTGCTCATTGGAAAGTTGTTTTGAGTAATTCTTCCTTTGAAACAAATATTACCTTAACAGAGATTCAAAGGAAAGGCACATTCTGAAAATGGTTACCATAATCTTTTGTAGCTAAACTGATAGCTTTACT from Dasypus novemcinctus isolate mDasNov1 chromosome 12, mDasNov1.1.hap2, whole genome shotgun sequence includes these protein-coding regions:
- the LOC101439185 gene encoding olfactory receptor 2AP1-like, with product MKNKTVWTEFILLGLTDVPELQVVVFTFLFLTYLLSILGNLAILILTLLDSHLHTPMYFFLRNFSFLEISFTNIFIPRLLTSITTGNKRISFAGCFTQYFFAIFLGSTEFYLLASMSYDRYVAICKPLHYMTIMNSRVCTQLVISSWLAGLMVIIPPIILMSQQDFCASNRLNHYFCDYEPLRELSCSDTSLIEKVVFLVASVTLVVTLLLVILSYTFIIRTILKLPSAQQRKKAFSTCSSHMIVISLSYGGCFFIYVKPSAKVRDAFNKGAALLVTSIAPLLNPFIYTLRNQQVKRAFKDTVQKLVNL